Proteins encoded in a region of the Zunongwangia endophytica genome:
- a CDS encoding TlpA disulfide reductase family protein — MRKIKILLGILLVQFTINAQQTEPIFSVSPKLPNPGDQVALNYNSENTVLKDAKDIQAVIYVNADHQWSASDLTFQETEDNHWKTSFTLPENTALISCVFKSDTLVDRGGTTTYSWLLDKEPGSYASWGILRSKIFQEESIAIVDDSAYISSEIGLMWINKEIQKFPESRNLYFYEGLKLMQDSKEGDHSNRIQNEIKHILEQDLTKLQQYKIQKSLQLLDTEKYKSFIDSVNDALLKTYPKGVLARDNEMKRLFTESDIQKKIREFEEFQSNFPKEDFKDVFTFTEDLYYDKLYRSIAYRYITENGNYSFVFDNLKDAGFYNLVDYSWHFVSIPYNNESIAVDSLNTIASKIIPELEVREKEIPKRYEGKLSILEWKQKAQEASAREYLTYAKILDELKDYEAEDHYLEKVKSFYIYENTDFNELYADYLLRQGNKEAAINFIKESLSRNNATAQMLSILKEDFLAQNGSNANFEDYVSAIKSGDSQDQFKEELIAEIINKPIEDFELESSLGGTVKLSAQKGKIVIIDMWATWCAPCKKAMPGMKMAVDKYSEDKNVQFYFLDTQEYISDYKKQTVEFIEENNYPFEILYDAKNPESGKFDDTYAKYSKAFEFSGIPQKMIIDQHGKLRWRSTGYSGSPSELADEISIIIEYLKSEK, encoded by the coding sequence ATGCGAAAAATAAAAATATTGCTAGGTATACTATTAGTGCAGTTCACTATAAATGCCCAGCAAACCGAACCAATTTTTTCTGTAAGTCCAAAACTACCTAATCCAGGAGATCAGGTTGCGTTAAACTATAACTCAGAGAATACAGTATTAAAAGACGCTAAAGACATTCAGGCGGTGATCTATGTAAATGCAGATCATCAATGGTCGGCTAGCGATCTAACTTTTCAGGAAACCGAAGATAATCATTGGAAAACCTCCTTTACGTTACCTGAAAATACAGCCCTTATAAGCTGTGTTTTTAAATCGGATACTTTAGTAGATAGAGGTGGCACAACTACTTATTCCTGGTTACTCGATAAAGAGCCGGGCTCTTATGCTAGCTGGGGTATTTTAAGATCTAAAATTTTCCAAGAGGAAAGTATTGCAATAGTAGACGATAGCGCTTATATCTCTAGCGAGATTGGATTAATGTGGATCAATAAAGAAATACAGAAATTTCCTGAAAGCCGAAATCTATATTTTTACGAAGGACTAAAATTAATGCAAGATTCGAAAGAAGGTGATCATAGCAATCGAATTCAGAATGAAATTAAGCATATTTTAGAGCAGGATCTTACTAAACTTCAGCAATATAAAATTCAGAAATCACTTCAGTTATTAGATACAGAAAAGTATAAATCTTTTATTGATTCTGTAAATGATGCTTTACTGAAAACATATCCTAAAGGAGTTTTAGCAAGGGATAATGAGATGAAGCGTTTGTTTACTGAAAGTGATATTCAGAAAAAGATCCGTGAATTTGAAGAATTTCAATCTAATTTTCCTAAAGAGGATTTTAAAGATGTCTTTACATTTACTGAAGATTTGTATTACGACAAATTATACAGAAGTATAGCTTATAGATACATTACAGAAAACGGAAATTATAGCTTTGTGTTCGACAATCTAAAAGATGCAGGTTTTTATAATCTGGTAGATTATAGCTGGCATTTTGTAAGTATTCCGTATAATAACGAGTCTATAGCAGTGGATAGTTTAAATACTATTGCAAGCAAAATCATACCTGAATTAGAAGTTCGAGAAAAAGAGATTCCTAAAAGATACGAAGGGAAATTATCGATTCTGGAATGGAAACAAAAAGCACAGGAAGCATCTGCTCGAGAATATTTAACCTACGCTAAAATTCTTGATGAATTAAAAGATTACGAAGCTGAAGATCATTATTTAGAAAAAGTAAAATCATTCTATATTTATGAAAATACAGATTTTAATGAGCTTTATGCAGATTATTTACTAAGACAGGGTAATAAAGAAGCAGCGATTAATTTTATTAAAGAAAGCCTTTCGCGTAATAATGCTACAGCGCAAATGCTTTCTATACTTAAGGAAGATTTTTTAGCACAGAATGGGAGCAACGCCAATTTTGAAGATTACGTAAGCGCTATTAAATCTGGCGATTCTCAAGATCAATTTAAAGAAGAATTGATTGCTGAAATAATTAATAAACCTATTGAAGATTTTGAACTGGAAAGCTCTTTAGGAGGAACAGTAAAGTTGTCTGCTCAAAAAGGAAAAATCGTAATTATCGATATGTGGGCTACGTGGTGTGCCCCTTGTAAAAAAGCAATGCCCGGCATGAAGATGGCGGTAGATAAATATTCTGAAGATAAAAATGTACAATTTTACTTCCTAGATACTCAGGAATACATTTCAGATTATAAAAAGCAAACAGTAGAATTTATCGAGGAAAACAATTATCCTTTCGAGATTCTTTACGACGCTAAAAATCCCGAATCAGGTAAGTTCGACGATACTTATGCTAAATATTCAAAAGCATTCGAATTTTCAGGAATTCCACAAAAAATGATCATAGATCAACATGGAAAATTAAGATGGCGATCTACTGGTTACTCAGGAAGCCCAAGCGAGCTTGCAGACGAAATTTCTATCATAATCGAATATTTGAAATCTGAAAAATAA
- a CDS encoding alpha/beta hydrolase family protein, translating to MLKIKQLVILSIFSIAAVGHSQELWQGQYNSKRILLEKVTISEGLDSLYLSSPEHMYKKLPLQQEKKGDSLFLVNENYNISLKIETILGDLSQDSLRANYIDYTGIHQVKLISTDSLQSLTFPQHPKGILPYINKEVTFYSEKTNVTYSGTLVLPKHKKHYPLVFLLNGSGQQERNYTYAGHQFFTVLADALAREGIASFRMDDRGIGETTGDFEHSTIEDFVQDLEAAKSFIKSQDKIDHSFLGIIGHSEGGVVASIAASRNKDFEFMLSLSGVGVNGLQILDLQNSAILKSMNIEDSLVEHHMELYNFLFKTVYNLQEEDSLKLQLEQAVNNWMQDKDEDLLKSMGLANGREKNLIYRFHKEAKKDAYQYMIRYNPKDYLPKIEIPVMVLNGAEDIQVPAEENVAGFQKYLSKSTNFASKIYPNLNHMYQHCHTCIASEQSELEEVFAPEVLADITKWIHKVYQTK from the coding sequence ATGCTTAAAATAAAGCAACTTGTAATCCTTTCAATCTTTTCTATTGCAGCTGTTGGTCATTCTCAGGAACTTTGGCAAGGACAGTACAATTCAAAAAGGATTTTGTTAGAAAAAGTAACGATTTCAGAGGGTTTAGACTCACTTTATTTAAGTAGTCCGGAACATATGTATAAAAAACTCCCCCTTCAACAAGAAAAGAAGGGGGATTCTCTTTTTTTAGTGAACGAGAATTATAATATCAGTCTCAAAATCGAGACGATATTGGGTGATTTGAGTCAGGATTCTTTGCGAGCTAATTATATCGATTACACTGGGATCCATCAAGTAAAGTTAATTTCAACAGATAGTTTACAGTCGCTTACTTTTCCGCAGCATCCCAAAGGAATATTACCTTACATTAATAAAGAAGTAACATTTTATAGTGAGAAAACAAATGTAACTTATAGTGGAACGTTGGTGCTACCTAAACATAAAAAGCATTATCCATTAGTTTTTTTGCTGAATGGAAGTGGACAACAAGAACGGAACTACACCTATGCCGGGCATCAGTTTTTTACAGTGCTTGCGGATGCTTTAGCCAGAGAAGGAATAGCTTCTTTTAGAATGGACGATCGCGGCATTGGAGAAACTACCGGAGATTTTGAGCATTCAACAATTGAAGATTTTGTCCAGGATCTTGAAGCTGCAAAGTCTTTTATAAAATCTCAGGATAAAATAGATCATTCCTTTTTGGGAATAATTGGTCATAGTGAGGGCGGAGTAGTGGCTTCTATTGCTGCTTCCAGAAATAAGGATTTTGAATTTATGCTGAGTCTCTCTGGCGTGGGAGTTAACGGACTACAAATTCTGGATCTACAGAACAGCGCGATACTAAAATCTATGAATATTGAAGATTCCCTGGTAGAACATCACATGGAATTGTATAATTTTTTATTTAAAACGGTTTATAATCTCCAAGAAGAGGATAGTTTAAAGCTGCAGTTAGAACAAGCGGTAAATAATTGGATGCAGGATAAAGATGAAGATTTACTAAAAAGTATGGGATTGGCCAATGGCCGTGAAAAAAATTTGATTTATAGATTTCACAAGGAAGCAAAAAAAGATGCGTATCAATACATGATTCGTTATAATCCTAAAGATTATTTGCCCAAAATTGAAATTCCTGTAATGGTTTTAAATGGAGCAGAGGATATTCAGGTGCCCGCCGAAGAAAATGTCGCTGGATTCCAGAAATATCTATCAAAATCAACTAATTTTGCATCGAAAATCTATCCAAACCTAAACCATATGTATCAACACTGTCATACCTGTATTGCTTCAGAACAAAGCGAACTTGAAGAAGTTTTCGCGCCAGAAGTTCTTGCAGATATCACTAAGTGGATACATAAAGTTTATCAAACAAAGTAA
- a CDS encoding protein-disulfide reductase DsbD family protein has protein sequence MKIVIASILLFFSTFSQAQIYDPVSFETSVEKVNENQYALIINAFIEPGWHLYSQDVPSGGPIPTSFQFSSNDNYALKGEVIEPEGHVIDDPIFEMEIKYFSDKATFKQIIERKSQGAFQIKGSVEFMVCNDESCLPPTQKNVVFKFSKLNNTEVASAADLDEEPNTDGETTDSEKSVEQDKESVEENISPQVSGDMVDAVAKTDNSAEDANEDTITTEEVDGESENSESLWSIFILSFLGGFAALLTPCVFPMIPMTVSFFTKQSKSRASGIRNAIFYGLFIIIIYVILGSVVTGIFGADALNALSTNVWFNVIFFILLIFFAFSFLGAFEIMLPNSWANKIDSQADRGGIVGIFFMALALAIVSFSCTGPIVGTLLVEAASKGGIAPIVGMLGFSTAIALPFALFAAFPGWLNSLPKSGGWLNTVKVVLGFLELALAFKFLSNADLVLQLHLLERETFLAIWIAVFAGLALYLFGKITLPHDSPLPHISVGRLTLGLLTLAFVVYLIPGLWGAPLQWISGFPPPMQYSESPYGVGNSKGSISGPAEELPPNAELGPLDIVMFKDYEEGMAYAKSQNKPVMLDFTGYACVNCRKMEERVWPDPQVSQVLKNDVVLISLYVDDKKELPEEEKYVSETTGKEIETIGNKWSDFQIKNYKANAQPYYVLIDNEGNNLNKPTAYDPDIESYLGWLQEGLENYK, from the coding sequence ATGAAAATAGTTATTGCCAGTATCCTTCTATTTTTTTCAACATTCTCACAGGCGCAAATTTATGATCCTGTATCTTTTGAAACTTCTGTTGAAAAAGTAAACGAAAATCAGTACGCCTTAATAATTAATGCTTTTATCGAACCCGGTTGGCATTTATATTCGCAAGATGTACCTTCTGGTGGTCCTATTCCTACTTCATTTCAATTTTCATCTAATGATAACTATGCTCTAAAAGGCGAAGTTATCGAGCCTGAAGGTCATGTTATAGACGATCCTATTTTTGAAATGGAAATCAAATATTTCTCAGATAAAGCCACTTTTAAGCAAATTATAGAACGCAAGTCTCAAGGTGCTTTTCAAATAAAAGGTTCGGTCGAATTTATGGTTTGTAACGACGAAAGTTGTTTGCCACCTACACAGAAAAATGTAGTATTTAAATTTTCTAAATTGAATAATACGGAAGTTGCTTCCGCGGCAGATTTAGATGAAGAACCAAATACCGATGGAGAGACTACTGATTCCGAAAAATCTGTAGAACAAGATAAAGAATCCGTTGAAGAAAATATTAGTCCGCAGGTGTCTGGAGATATGGTTGATGCTGTTGCCAAAACTGATAATAGCGCTGAAGATGCTAATGAAGATACTATTACAACTGAAGAAGTAGATGGAGAAAGTGAAAATTCAGAAAGCCTTTGGTCAATTTTTATATTAAGTTTTCTAGGCGGTTTTGCGGCTTTACTTACCCCATGTGTTTTCCCTATGATTCCTATGACGGTAAGCTTTTTTACCAAACAAAGTAAAAGTCGTGCTTCGGGAATTAGAAATGCCATTTTCTATGGATTATTTATTATCATAATTTATGTGATTTTAGGCTCTGTAGTAACCGGGATTTTTGGAGCAGATGCGCTTAATGCCCTTTCTACAAATGTATGGTTCAATGTCATATTCTTCATTTTATTGATCTTTTTTGCTTTTTCATTTTTGGGAGCTTTCGAGATCATGTTACCAAATTCTTGGGCTAATAAAATTGATTCTCAAGCCGATCGAGGTGGGATTGTAGGTATCTTTTTTATGGCGCTGGCATTAGCTATTGTTTCTTTCTCCTGTACAGGACCTATCGTAGGTACTTTACTTGTAGAAGCAGCATCTAAAGGAGGTATTGCACCTATTGTAGGAATGCTTGGATTTTCAACTGCAATCGCATTGCCATTTGCTTTATTTGCAGCATTCCCAGGTTGGTTAAATTCGCTTCCCAAATCTGGTGGATGGCTAAATACAGTAAAAGTAGTATTAGGATTTTTAGAGCTTGCACTAGCATTTAAATTTTTAAGTAATGCCGATTTGGTTTTACAACTTCATCTGTTAGAAAGAGAAACCTTTTTAGCGATTTGGATTGCAGTTTTTGCCGGACTTGCATTATACTTATTCGGGAAAATCACATTGCCGCATGATAGTCCTTTACCACATATTTCAGTAGGAAGATTAACTTTAGGATTATTAACTTTAGCTTTTGTAGTTTATCTAATTCCTGGTCTTTGGGGTGCTCCATTACAATGGATTAGTGGTTTCCCTCCACCAATGCAGTATAGCGAATCTCCTTACGGTGTAGGAAATAGCAAAGGAAGTATTAGTGGTCCAGCCGAAGAACTTCCTCCAAATGCCGAGCTTGGTCCTTTAGACATCGTTATGTTTAAGGATTATGAAGAAGGAATGGCTTATGCAAAAAGTCAGAACAAACCGGTGATGTTGGATTTTACAGGTTATGCGTGCGTTAATTGCCGTAAAATGGAAGAACGCGTTTGGCCAGATCCTCAGGTTAGCCAAGTCCTTAAAAACGATGTGGTACTTATTTCGCTTTATGTTGATGACAAAAAAGAATTGCCTGAAGAAGAAAAATATGTTTCTGAAACTACAGGAAAAGAAATTGAAACTATAGGGAATAAGTGGAGTGATTTTCAGATAAAAAATTATAAAGCAAATGCTCAACCTTATTACGTGTTAATCGATAATGAGGGGAATAACTTGAATAAACCAACAGCTTACGATCCAGATATAGAATCTTATTTGGGATGGCTACAAGAAGGTTTAGAGAATTATAAGTAA
- a CDS encoding MFS transporter has translation MHLRQASERQKQIATIITFFTIPLSGFMTDIYLPSFPSMAENLSVSEKSIQLTLTCFFLSYGFAQLFVGSLLDSLGRYKPVLFSLIALIISSLAITWTDQVWVICFWRIVQGLGTSFIVVAKRAYFVDLYDEVKRKHFLSFFTIVWSCGPIIAPFLGGYLESLFDWQANFYFLAIYAAILFFAELIFSGETIRNVKKFNLKKTSMLYAVMLKNKAFVLGILILGLAYSTVMVFNIAGPFVVEHHFGFDAVTTGYCTLILGISWMIGGILSKTFASQNFPQKLRISAFAQIVLLLVFIAAATQLDHLYLLIAFAFVIHIVSGFIFTNYFTQNMIYFPSNAGIAGGLIGGLLYIITSISSFVISSSGEIATTFDMSLRYLGVGIPLILVIFYSTFLILKNNKRKGIAKNH, from the coding sequence ATGCACCTAAGACAAGCTTCTGAAAGACAAAAACAAATTGCAACGATAATTACCTTTTTCACCATTCCACTTTCTGGGTTTATGACAGATATTTATTTGCCATCATTTCCATCGATGGCCGAGAATTTATCGGTTTCAGAAAAAAGTATTCAGCTTACGCTTACTTGCTTCTTTTTAAGCTATGGTTTTGCGCAATTGTTCGTAGGAAGTTTATTGGACAGTCTTGGGCGCTACAAACCTGTGTTATTTTCATTAATTGCTCTAATTATTAGTAGCCTTGCTATTACATGGACAGATCAGGTTTGGGTTATTTGCTTTTGGCGAATCGTACAGGGATTAGGAACATCGTTTATCGTGGTCGCAAAGCGAGCTTATTTTGTAGACCTTTATGATGAAGTAAAACGAAAACATTTTTTAAGCTTTTTTACCATCGTATGGTCTTGCGGGCCGATAATTGCTCCTTTTCTTGGTGGTTATCTGGAAAGCTTGTTTGATTGGCAGGCAAATTTTTACTTTTTAGCGATATATGCCGCAATTCTATTTTTTGCTGAATTAATTTTTAGTGGAGAAACGATTAGAAATGTCAAGAAATTTAATCTGAAAAAAACATCAATGCTTTATGCCGTAATGCTGAAGAATAAGGCGTTTGTTTTAGGAATCTTGATTTTAGGATTAGCTTATTCAACCGTGATGGTATTTAATATCGCTGGCCCGTTTGTGGTAGAACATCATTTTGGATTTGATGCAGTAACTACGGGGTATTGTACGCTAATCTTAGGAATATCCTGGATGATTGGCGGAATTTTAAGTAAGACCTTTGCTAGCCAAAATTTTCCTCAGAAATTACGAATTTCAGCTTTCGCACAAATTGTGCTTTTACTCGTGTTTATAGCCGCGGCAACGCAATTAGATCATCTTTACCTTTTAATTGCTTTTGCTTTTGTGATCCATATCGTTTCTGGGTTTATTTTTACCAACTACTTTACCCAAAACATGATTTATTTCCCTAGCAATGCTGGTATCGCTGGTGGACTTATTGGTGGATTGCTCTATATTATTACATCAATCTCAAGTTTCGTAATATCTTCTTCAGGGGAAATCGCCACTACTTTCGATATGTCACTGCGTTACCTTGGCGTGGGAATTCCATTAATTTTGGTTATTTTTTACTCAACTTTTTTAATTCTGAAAAACAACAAAAGAAAGGGAATAGCAAAAAATCATTAA
- a CDS encoding M57 family metalloprotease: MELNKLPLVLAATGLLFTSCQKDETAPETQELLNNEAPSSSQIPKEVIEKVNNLHFNSDYIETFELTLPGGATETTYLIENDIAMSADQLDKLSTADITSKQYRTYNLVSSPRTINVIGYTGTGYGQNLSNKMQQALQRAVANYNDLSIGLTFNLSFGTNYSSSDIVVYKTSNGQAGGVAGFPSGGNPYKFVQIFSGMESYSTSTNEHVITHEIGHTLGLRHTDWFSRQSCGQSGESANPDGAVHIPGTETGYDANSVMLACFSANESGNFGGDDEKALEYLY; the protein is encoded by the coding sequence ATGGAATTAAACAAACTACCACTCGTTTTGGCAGCGACAGGACTGCTTTTTACTTCCTGTCAAAAAGATGAAACAGCACCAGAGACTCAAGAATTGCTGAATAATGAGGCTCCAAGTTCATCACAAATTCCTAAAGAGGTAATAGAAAAGGTAAACAATTTACATTTCAATTCAGATTATATTGAAACTTTCGAACTTACTTTACCTGGAGGTGCTACAGAAACCACTTATTTAATTGAAAATGATATTGCAATGTCTGCCGATCAATTAGATAAGCTTAGCACCGCAGATATTACCAGTAAGCAGTATCGTACTTACAATTTGGTTAGTAGTCCCAGAACCATCAATGTTATTGGTTATACGGGTACAGGCTATGGACAAAATCTTTCCAACAAAATGCAACAGGCATTACAAAGAGCTGTAGCGAATTATAACGATTTAAGTATTGGTCTAACCTTCAATCTTAGTTTCGGTACTAATTATAGTTCTTCAGACATTGTTGTTTATAAAACTAGCAATGGACAGGCTGGTGGAGTAGCCGGTTTTCCATCAGGCGGAAATCCATACAAATTTGTACAGATTTTTTCAGGAATGGAAAGCTATAGTACATCAACCAACGAACATGTAATCACTCACGAAATTGGACACACTTTAGGATTGCGCCATACCGATTGGTTTTCTAGACAGAGCTGTGGCCAAAGTGGTGAATCTGCAAATCCAGACGGAGCGGTGCATATCCCGGGTACCGAGACGGGGTATGATGCGAACTCTGTAATGTTAGCATGTTTTAGCGCCAACGAAAGTGGAAATTTTGGTGGTGACGACGAGAAGGCTCTAGAATATTTATACTAA
- a CDS encoding tetratricopeptide repeat-containing sensor histidine kinase — MKKNYFLFLLLVLMLSSCDLYQSQDESFSKDAIEISDDFKLDSLDLEVRKEKLKAYLIQTSKLNDDTLKKKNYLHASYYAASIDSALFLEANSKAIAYATQLKDSLGLAGAFWDRGYFYSEIGGYRQSYDAYQEASELYLKNDKPVLGGRLLINMAILQSDIKDYVGSEVTTVRALKVLKPLDAKEYIYRCYNNLAVAYNQMNDFENSLDYHKKAYEIQQELGNNTYQKASTLNNIGVLYENMGRFDDAINVYAEALEFSELEKEEPQVYAKIIDNRAFAEFKIGKKEHIPEDFFKALHLREAIGDEDGAIFSSMHLAEYYEGIDKNKALKYADKSRILAQRREHMQGLMESLRLQARLDKANSYAHLERYIHLKDSLEKEERAARNQFARIRYETDEFIEQNKYLNAQRKWIILGAGFLLIIVILGFVVRHQKIKNKQLKLEKQQQQSNEEIYNLLIDQQNKLEEGRQKEKKRIAAELHDGILGKIFGIRLILSSLNSKVDTESVETRSNYIAELKKLGEEVRSISHDLDANIFDSRSGFISILNELLNEQSIIGKYEVVLNNDPNIEWDKVSSKIKINLFRVLQESTYNVTKYAQAQKVIVVFKNQDTHLFAMIKDDGTGFDIDATPKGIGLKNMKSRINNLNGKINFKSSEEGTAISIQIPINQNRKIWLTA; from the coding sequence TTGAAGAAGAATTATTTTTTATTTTTACTATTAGTCTTAATGCTTTCATCCTGTGATCTATACCAGTCACAGGATGAGTCCTTTTCTAAGGATGCTATCGAAATTTCAGACGATTTTAAGCTGGATTCTCTAGATTTAGAAGTTAGAAAGGAGAAACTGAAAGCATATTTAATTCAGACTTCAAAACTTAATGATGATACGCTTAAAAAGAAAAATTACCTGCATGCTTCTTATTACGCAGCTTCGATAGATTCCGCTTTATTTTTAGAAGCCAATTCCAAGGCTATAGCTTATGCAACACAACTAAAAGATAGTTTAGGGCTTGCCGGCGCTTTTTGGGATCGTGGATATTTTTATTCAGAAATTGGTGGATATCGTCAAAGTTACGATGCCTATCAAGAGGCAAGTGAACTTTATTTAAAAAACGACAAGCCAGTATTGGGAGGGAGATTGCTAATAAATATGGCGATTCTTCAATCTGATATTAAAGATTATGTGGGAAGCGAAGTAACTACGGTTAGAGCTTTAAAAGTTTTAAAGCCTTTGGATGCAAAAGAATACATTTATCGCTGTTATAATAATCTGGCGGTGGCTTACAACCAAATGAATGATTTTGAAAATTCATTAGACTACCATAAAAAAGCCTACGAGATTCAGCAGGAATTAGGCAATAATACCTACCAGAAAGCTTCAACATTAAATAATATAGGTGTGCTTTATGAAAACATGGGGCGATTTGACGATGCGATAAATGTTTATGCTGAAGCATTAGAATTTTCAGAATTAGAAAAAGAAGAACCTCAGGTTTATGCTAAAATTATCGATAACCGTGCATTTGCTGAATTTAAAATAGGAAAGAAAGAACATATTCCTGAAGACTTTTTTAAAGCACTGCATCTAAGAGAAGCTATAGGTGATGAAGACGGTGCTATTTTTTCTAGTATGCATCTTGCCGAATATTACGAAGGTATTGACAAAAATAAGGCATTAAAATATGCCGATAAAAGCAGAATATTAGCTCAGCGAAGGGAGCATATGCAAGGTTTAATGGAATCTTTAAGATTACAGGCACGATTAGATAAGGCTAACAGTTATGCGCATCTTGAGCGATATATACACTTAAAAGATAGCTTAGAAAAAGAAGAGCGAGCTGCTCGTAATCAATTCGCACGAATACGTTATGAGACCGATGAATTTATTGAGCAGAACAAATATTTGAATGCACAGCGAAAATGGATAATCTTAGGTGCAGGATTTCTGCTGATTATTGTAATACTTGGATTTGTAGTACGCCATCAAAAGATTAAAAACAAACAGTTGAAATTAGAGAAACAACAGCAACAATCTAACGAAGAAATCTACAATTTGCTTATCGACCAGCAAAACAAATTAGAGGAAGGTCGTCAAAAGGAGAAAAAACGTATTGCTGCGGAATTGCATGACGGAATACTTGGAAAAATATTCGGAATTCGGTTAATATTAAGTAGTCTGAATAGCAAAGTGGATACCGAGTCGGTGGAAACCAGATCAAATTATATTGCTGAATTGAAAAAGCTAGGGGAAGAGGTTCGCAGTATTTCTCATGATTTGGATGCCAATATATTCGATTCTCGATCTGGATTTATAAGTATTCTTAACGAGCTATTAAATGAGCAGTCTATAATAGGAAAATACGAAGTGGTTTTAAATAATGACCCTAATATCGAATGGGATAAGGTAAGTAGCAAAATTAAAATTAACTTGTTTAGAGTTCTGCAAGAGTCTACTTATAACGTAACGAAATATGCCCAGGCTCAAAAAGTTATTGTAGTCTTCAAAAATCAGGATACGCATCTTTTTGCAATGATCAAAGACGACGGAACAGGCTTTGACATTGATGCGACACCAAAAGGTATAGGATTAAAAAATATGAAATCCAGAATTAATAATCTAAATGGTAAAATAAACTTTAAGTCTAGTGAAGAAGGCACAGCGATAAGTATACAGATACCTATTAATCAAAATCGTAAAATATGGCTAACCGCTTAA
- a CDS encoding response regulator: MANRLKVLIVDDHPIIIEGYKSTLQSCKHEILVQTANDVDTALLQVRNAEQFFDIIILDIKIPASKDGRIISGEDLGMKFREITPHSKLVVLTMFNEKYRLQNILKSINPEAFMIKSDVGSTELCAAILSINNGIPFYSKTVRELFRSQMTRDITLDENDRKILYYLSKGTKTKNLVDYIPLSLAAIEKRKRNIRKLFEIEELGDKLILDKAEEYGFL, translated from the coding sequence ATGGCTAACCGCTTAAAAGTGTTGATTGTAGATGATCACCCGATAATTATAGAAGGTTATAAAAGCACGTTGCAATCCTGTAAGCACGAGATTCTCGTGCAGACCGCCAACGATGTGGATACTGCTTTATTACAAGTGCGTAATGCCGAACAATTTTTCGATATTATCATATTGGATATTAAAATCCCTGCATCCAAGGATGGTAGAATAATTTCTGGGGAAGATTTGGGGATGAAATTTCGCGAAATCACACCACATTCTAAGTTGGTTGTGCTTACGATGTTCAATGAGAAATATAGACTTCAGAATATTCTAAAAAGCATAAATCCTGAGGCTTTCATGATCAAAAGCGATGTAGGTTCTACAGAACTGTGCGCAGCAATTCTATCGATAAACAACGGTATTCCTTTTTACAGTAAGACGGTACGCGAATTGTTTAGAAGCCAAATGACACGAGATATTACCTTAGATGAAAACGATAGGAAAATCTTATATTATCTTTCTAAAGGAACCAAAACAAAAAATCTGGTCGATTATATTCCGCTTTCCTTAGCTGCTATTGAAAAGCGAAAAAGAAATATTAGGAAGCTTTTTGAAATAGAAGAATTAGGGGATAAATTAATTTTGGACAAAGCAGAAGAATATGGTTTTCTTTAA
- a CDS encoding SsrA-binding protein: MKKKLFTSLAKLNKKILPSYSKKQLDLANASKLQMAIIGWKTWVTKNSLD; this comes from the coding sequence ATGAAAAAGAAGCTGTTTACATCATTAGCGAAATTGAATAAAAAAATACTGCCAAGTTATTCTAAGAAGCAATTAGACCTGGCTAATGCTAGTAAATTACAAATGGCTATTATTGGTTGGAAAACGTGGGTTACTAAAAATTCTTTAGATTAA